A genomic window from Bdellovibrio sp. SKB1291214 includes:
- a CDS encoding response regulator, whose protein sequence is MKVLIVDDEALVRRSLSRAFRAKGHEVVEAENGNEGLEQWKKTSPDLVFLDVLMPGLTGPEVLKEIGTNRSGKVILMSAFAGEHNMETALQMGAEMFVPKPFEDIFAIVKMAEDLLS, encoded by the coding sequence GTGAAGGTACTGATCGTTGATGATGAAGCTTTGGTTCGCCGTTCCTTGTCTCGTGCATTTCGCGCTAAAGGGCATGAAGTCGTTGAAGCTGAAAATGGTAACGAAGGACTTGAGCAGTGGAAGAAGACATCTCCTGACTTGGTTTTTCTTGATGTATTGATGCCCGGGCTCACAGGTCCGGAAGTGTTGAAGGAGATTGGCACGAACCGTTCTGGTAAAGTGATTTTGATGTCGGCCTTTGCCGGAGAACACAATATGGAAACTGCTTTGCAAATGGGAGCAGAAATGTTTGTGCCAAAACCATTCGAAGATATTTTTGCTATCGTCAAGATGGCAGAGGATTTATTGTCATGA
- a CDS encoding glycosyltransferase family 9 protein, producing the protein MKILILQLARLGDIYISWPAVRAVRRLNPDAEIHLLTRPRFEGAVEGLTAIDKHMTLPSGHILMPLVTDNVNTEESLNRMEEFVETVRAENYDQIINLTFSPFSSYLTHSLTMPHTSVLGYTRFRDGFFCAADEVSAYFYAQVGINKPNRVHVSDVFASMIGTEYTEQDWEAPVLPEVKIDLPNLYLTVHVGASEKHKALTGDAWGRLINYFTRRYEGMPIVLIGAPNEAEIAQEIISRAPNATIINLVGQTRMYDLFTILKRSELLIGCDSAPIHMASLTDTPTLNISVGNVNFWETGPKATLGMIYRIEEGQEIVPERIGEVIAQLLEGHADPQLIMRTGGLASYDKVETPEQEFAWKLVQALYLGGEFPVAERIEIIEGAMKLDEINDFMMSQFALIPEKGVNAVSAFIDGGEDVIKSISRIVPELRPMIDWYHAEKIRVAPGTQEEIIAATLSVHERFKRHLRVYVPRDEKVTTVEAKDGTL; encoded by the coding sequence ATGAAAATTCTTATCCTGCAACTCGCTAGACTGGGAGACATTTATATTTCTTGGCCTGCGGTTCGTGCGGTTCGCCGTCTGAATCCCGATGCTGAGATTCATCTTCTGACTCGCCCTCGCTTTGAGGGTGCTGTTGAGGGTTTGACTGCGATTGATAAACATATGACGTTGCCAAGTGGGCATATTTTGATGCCGCTGGTGACTGATAATGTAAATACTGAAGAATCTCTGAATCGCATGGAAGAGTTCGTGGAAACAGTTCGCGCGGAAAACTATGACCAGATTATTAATCTGACGTTTTCCCCTTTCTCGAGCTATTTAACTCATTCCTTAACGATGCCTCATACCTCCGTACTGGGCTATACACGTTTTAGAGATGGTTTCTTTTGTGCTGCTGACGAAGTCAGTGCTTACTTTTACGCCCAGGTTGGTATCAATAAACCAAATCGCGTTCACGTGTCAGATGTGTTTGCCTCTATGATTGGAACTGAGTACACCGAGCAAGATTGGGAAGCTCCTGTTTTGCCCGAAGTAAAGATCGATTTGCCGAATCTGTATTTGACTGTGCACGTTGGTGCCAGCGAAAAGCACAAAGCTTTAACGGGAGACGCTTGGGGACGCTTAATCAACTATTTCACGCGTCGCTATGAAGGTATGCCGATAGTTCTTATCGGTGCTCCAAACGAAGCTGAGATCGCCCAAGAGATTATTTCTCGGGCTCCAAATGCCACAATCATCAATTTAGTCGGTCAGACACGCATGTATGATTTGTTCACGATCCTAAAACGTTCCGAACTTTTGATTGGTTGTGATAGTGCTCCGATTCATATGGCATCGTTAACGGATACTCCTACTTTGAACATCAGTGTGGGGAATGTGAATTTCTGGGAGACCGGTCCTAAGGCAACTTTGGGCATGATTTACAGAATCGAAGAAGGTCAAGAAATCGTACCTGAGCGTATCGGTGAGGTGATAGCGCAGCTGTTGGAAGGACACGCCGATCCTCAGTTGATCATGCGCACCGGGGGGCTTGCTAGCTATGACAAGGTCGAAACACCGGAGCAAGAGTTTGCTTGGAAATTGGTTCAAGCCCTTTATTTGGGGGGTGAATTTCCAGTCGCAGAACGTATTGAAATTATTGAAGGCGCTATGAAGTTGGATGAAATTAACGACTTTATGATGAGCCAATTCGCCCTGATCCCTGAAAAGGGTGTAAATGCGGTTTCCGCGTTTATCGATGGTGGCGAAGATGTGATCAAATCAATTAGCCGAATTGTTCCTGAATTGCGTCCAATGATTGACTGGTACCATGCCGAGAAAATCCGTGTTGCACCAGGCACGCAAGAGGAAATTATTGCAGCAACTTTGAGTGTTCATGAGCGTTTTAAACGCCATCTTCGTGTTTATGTTCCTCGTGACGAGAAAGTCACGACTGTGGAGGCTAAAGATGGAACGCTTTAA
- the coaD gene encoding pantetheine-phosphate adenylyltransferase gives MSKIAVYPGSFDPITMGHVDIINRISPLYSEIVILVAQSNQKQSMFNAQERKDLIEKSLAHLKNVRVDFFEGLTVDYMKKNKAQVIIRGLRAVVDFEYELTMAQINKKIAPEIETLLMFASPECYYISSRGVKELAVNGGDLTGFVPEIVKEAITKKLKK, from the coding sequence ATGAGTAAAATCGCAGTCTATCCCGGCAGCTTTGATCCAATTACAATGGGCCACGTTGATATTATCAATCGTATCTCTCCACTTTATTCAGAAATAGTGATTTTGGTGGCGCAATCGAATCAAAAGCAATCCATGTTCAATGCTCAGGAAAGAAAAGACCTGATCGAAAAATCTCTGGCTCATTTAAAAAATGTCAGAGTGGATTTCTTTGAAGGCTTGACCGTTGATTATATGAAAAAGAACAAAGCTCAAGTGATCATTCGTGGGTTGCGTGCAGTGGTGGATTTCGAATACGAATTGACGATGGCTCAGATCAATAAAAAGATCGCACCAGAAATAGAAACACTTTTGATGTTTGCAAGTCCCGAGTGTTACTACATCTCTTCACGGGGAGTAAAAGAGCTTGCCGTAAACGGTGGTGATCTGACTGGTTTTGTTCCGGAAATAGTTAAAGAGGCGATCACTAAAAAACTTAAAAAGTAG
- a CDS encoding serine protease, translating to MRAFRSLLFSVLLIVSQSAFSHSSVAQKISHNIVGGVEAARGEFPWIVSLQDKSGWAYCGGSLIDKKWVLTAAHCLKNGPPDLVIVGLYSMTDETGAEVHAPGRIIVHPGKKYFSNDYDFALIELKEASALPTVALNKEEITVPSDSSALKVMTTVAGWGTLKSNGTTPDILNKVDVPLVPQESCNKVYSPFGYEVTDRMLCAGVEAGGKDSCQGDSGGPMVIKSENKVLLAGIVSWGMGCGDVGYAGVYAKVNSVTEWIKQTIGAEEPKP from the coding sequence ATGCGAGCGTTCCGGAGCCTTTTGTTTTCCGTTCTATTGATTGTAAGCCAGTCGGCTTTCTCACACTCATCTGTTGCACAAAAAATCAGCCATAATATTGTGGGTGGAGTTGAAGCCGCACGGGGCGAATTTCCCTGGATCGTATCTTTGCAGGATAAATCAGGATGGGCGTATTGCGGGGGCAGCTTAATTGATAAGAAGTGGGTGTTAACCGCTGCTCATTGCTTAAAAAATGGTCCGCCGGATCTTGTGATTGTGGGACTTTACTCAATGACAGATGAAACGGGCGCTGAGGTTCATGCTCCCGGTCGTATCATTGTTCATCCAGGTAAAAAATATTTTTCGAATGATTATGATTTTGCATTGATCGAGCTGAAAGAAGCGTCGGCTCTTCCGACTGTGGCTCTCAACAAAGAAGAAATCACAGTTCCTTCCGATTCTTCGGCTCTAAAGGTAATGACGACAGTTGCCGGCTGGGGAACTTTGAAGTCGAACGGCACGACGCCCGATATCTTGAATAAAGTGGATGTTCCATTGGTGCCGCAAGAATCTTGTAACAAAGTTTACTCACCATTTGGTTATGAAGTGACGGACCGCATGTTGTGCGCAGGTGTTGAAGCGGGTGGAAAAGATTCTTGTCAGGGCGACAGTGGTGGTCCGATGGTGATCAAGTCGGAAAATAAAGTTCTGTTAGCAGGTATCGTAAGCTGGGGAATGGGCTGCGGTGACGTTGGTTATGCAGGCGTGTATGCGAAAGTAAACTCGGTGACTGAATGGATTAAACAAACAATAGGTGCGGAGGAACCTAAACCTTAG
- the rsmD gene encoding 16S rRNA (guanine(966)-N(2))-methyltransferase RsmD translates to MRIIAGKYRGHQLVAFKADHIRPTTDRVKETLFNKLQFQIEGAKVADLFCGTGNLGIEALSREASFCTFVEKNPKSLAIARQNFEKLKVPASNYKVISMDVLAFLKSYTGEPFDIIFADPPFTEKMAHSVVEAASSSAAFGAATVMAIESQAKERMEDRYGPLIRFSKKDYGDKILSMFCHESAIEKDSAEEEQADE, encoded by the coding sequence ATGAGAATCATTGCGGGTAAATATCGTGGTCACCAATTGGTGGCATTCAAGGCGGATCATATCCGTCCCACTACCGATCGCGTAAAAGAAACATTGTTCAATAAACTGCAGTTTCAGATCGAAGGCGCCAAGGTTGCAGATCTTTTCTGCGGGACAGGGAACCTGGGTATTGAAGCCCTTTCTCGTGAAGCGAGTTTCTGTACTTTTGTTGAAAAGAATCCAAAGTCTTTAGCAATTGCTCGTCAAAATTTCGAAAAACTAAAAGTCCCGGCCAGCAATTACAAAGTGATTAGCATGGACGTTCTTGCGTTTTTGAAATCATACACCGGTGAACCCTTTGATATCATTTTCGCAGATCCTCCGTTTACTGAAAAAATGGCTCATTCTGTGGTTGAAGCAGCTAGCTCGAGTGCGGCGTTTGGTGCGGCCACTGTGATGGCGATCGAGTCCCAAGCAAAAGAGCGTATGGAAGATCGCTACGGCCCATTGATTCGTTTTAGTAAGAAGGACTATGGAGATAAAATTCTCAGTATGTTCTGTCATGAAAGCGCTATTGAAAAAGATTCCGCAGAAGAGGAACAAGCCGATGAGTAA
- a CDS encoding ATP-binding protein, with translation MGTAATDQLNNPNKIDPILWVGNVSPIRLPQYFPFQKREVEIILRASFPEARSLLQNQKFSSILVQDDGSPDALDLLVQARHLQPMAPRFYISNELNEEKVREGINKAQVYRFIRWPIAERDIWQQLEDALAKHSTYLSRSLLLKESSSQNKELEALTHSLEGLVDERTQYIEMSHKEESDKLNRERNLVRLIKDLANQNSFEDVLGIIRKELRKFHKIGDPILVYRTDSAKTHFISFQLGMMNQSESSTHFEFPKNAQVPSADLIRQLANHFGRPFAKTYVMPLELRLTNHLLGGNGEAILCIENSLNDKEMPPFVEFMSDRMRPLSMTLDRVLLESQLSAFSYRWEKTFDGMRDPIAIIDVDQEVIRANKKFVARFPDRKQAIEDSPANKALADGQPHVEQIQVDGRLYQVHSYPVVLDNGQATNVVNQYVDITQSRELYLRMLQNEKMGAIGMLAGNIAHELNNPLTGLRSLTQVLLQEADKKTDLYSDLIEIEKAAARSQRIIKNLLDFSKGEDQPAEDISVDEIVERTLPMLKSALRIHRLEVSLESVDKTVHVEPHLVQQVVFNLVNNACQAMKDPGRLRIASHHSGNQVILEIEDSGPGVPEEIQKRIFEPFFTTKKEGQGTGLGLSMSKSVIEKFGGSITLHSVQPHGARFVIALPCK, from the coding sequence ATGGGGACAGCAGCAACGGATCAATTGAACAATCCGAACAAAATCGATCCAATCCTATGGGTTGGAAACGTATCGCCAATTAGGCTGCCTCAATACTTTCCGTTTCAAAAACGAGAAGTTGAGATTATTTTGCGGGCTTCTTTTCCGGAAGCCCGTTCGCTTTTACAGAATCAAAAGTTTTCCTCGATCTTAGTCCAGGATGATGGCAGCCCGGATGCCTTAGATCTTTTGGTTCAGGCACGCCATCTGCAACCGATGGCTCCCAGATTTTATATTTCCAATGAATTGAACGAAGAAAAAGTACGCGAGGGAATCAATAAAGCCCAGGTCTATCGTTTCATTCGTTGGCCAATAGCGGAACGAGACATCTGGCAGCAGTTGGAGGACGCCTTAGCAAAGCATTCGACATATCTGTCTAGGTCTTTGCTACTGAAAGAATCCTCGTCGCAGAATAAAGAATTAGAAGCGCTGACTCATTCCTTGGAAGGCTTGGTCGACGAGCGCACCCAGTACATTGAGATGTCCCACAAGGAAGAAAGCGATAAACTAAATCGTGAGAGAAATCTGGTTCGATTGATTAAGGACCTTGCCAATCAAAACTCCTTTGAAGATGTTTTGGGAATTATTCGCAAGGAACTTCGCAAGTTTCACAAAATAGGTGATCCGATTTTAGTGTATAGGACTGACAGTGCAAAAACGCATTTCATCAGTTTTCAATTGGGAATGATGAACCAGTCTGAATCATCCACTCATTTTGAATTTCCCAAAAACGCACAGGTTCCGTCAGCGGATTTGATTCGTCAGTTGGCCAATCACTTTGGACGTCCCTTTGCAAAAACCTATGTTATGCCTTTGGAGCTTCGTTTGACCAACCATCTTTTGGGTGGAAATGGTGAAGCCATTCTATGTATTGAAAACTCGTTGAACGACAAAGAAATGCCTCCCTTTGTGGAGTTCATGAGTGATCGTATGCGTCCGTTAAGTATGACCCTGGATCGCGTGCTGTTGGAAAGCCAGCTTTCCGCATTTTCTTATCGCTGGGAAAAAACGTTCGATGGCATGCGTGATCCCATTGCGATCATTGATGTTGATCAAGAAGTGATTCGAGCGAATAAAAAATTCGTCGCAAGATTCCCTGACAGAAAACAAGCCATTGAGGATTCGCCGGCGAATAAAGCGCTGGCCGATGGACAACCCCACGTGGAGCAAATCCAGGTCGATGGACGCCTTTATCAAGTTCACAGCTATCCCGTTGTTTTAGATAATGGTCAGGCGACAAATGTAGTGAATCAATACGTTGATATCACACAGTCGCGGGAGCTTTATTTGCGCATGTTGCAAAATGAAAAGATGGGTGCGATCGGGATGCTGGCTGGAAACATCGCACACGAGTTGAACAATCCCCTGACAGGACTTCGTTCGTTGACGCAGGTTCTATTGCAAGAGGCGGATAAAAAGACCGATCTTTATTCTGATCTAATAGAAATTGAGAAGGCCGCCGCTCGTTCACAGCGCATTATTAAAAATCTATTGGATTTTTCTAAGGGTGAGGATCAACCCGCGGAAGACATTTCAGTGGATGAAATTGTCGAGCGTACTTTACCTATGTTGAAATCCGCACTGCGAATTCATCGCTTGGAAGTTTCCCTGGAGAGTGTGGATAAAACTGTGCACGTTGAGCCACACTTGGTTCAACAGGTTGTATTTAATTTGGTCAACAACGCATGCCAGGCCATGAAGGACCCAGGTCGTCTTAGAATCGCTTCTCATCACTCTGGAAATCAGGTGATTTTGGAGATTGAGGACTCGGGGCCCGGTGTTCCTGAGGAAATTCAAAAACGTATTTTCGAGCCCTTCTTCACGACAAAAAAAGAGGGACAGGGCACCGGTCTTGGGTTAAGTATGTCTAAGTCGGTCATTGAGAAATTTGGGGGCAGCATCACGTTACATTCAGTTCAGCCGCATGGCGCTCGTTTTGTGATTGCATTGCCTTGTAAGTAA
- a CDS encoding S1 family serine peptidase encodes MKVLNYLLVAGLVFTGAISQAAPKFGAKIVGGEEAAAGEFPYIVSLQGSYGGHFCGGSLIKPNWVLTAAHCVKGSTIKAIKIGLHSQKDTTNVEVFKPVKVVANAGYPGSGTDWDFALIQLDGNSQYTPVELNTTEIQIPENNTELMATTAGWGATSEGSYGLPDKLQKVEVPLVTQAACNKSYAGKITDRMICAGYTSGGKDSCQGDSGGPLVAKADDGQTYLIGVVSWGKGCARAGYPGVYSKVNAAVEWVKTTIAE; translated from the coding sequence ATGAAAGTTTTGAACTACCTATTAGTAGCAGGTCTAGTATTTACGGGTGCAATTTCTCAAGCAGCTCCAAAGTTTGGCGCGAAAATCGTTGGCGGCGAGGAAGCAGCGGCGGGTGAGTTTCCATATATCGTTTCTCTTCAAGGTTCTTACGGCGGTCACTTCTGCGGTGGTTCTTTGATTAAACCTAACTGGGTTTTGACAGCAGCTCACTGTGTGAAGGGTTCAACAATCAAAGCTATCAAGATTGGTCTTCACAGCCAAAAAGACACAACAAACGTTGAAGTGTTCAAACCAGTTAAAGTTGTCGCTAATGCTGGTTACCCAGGTTCTGGCACTGACTGGGATTTCGCTTTGATCCAATTGGATGGCAATTCTCAATACACTCCGGTTGAACTGAATACGACTGAAATCCAAATTCCTGAGAACAATACGGAATTAATGGCTACAACTGCTGGTTGGGGCGCAACTTCTGAAGGTTCTTATGGTCTTCCAGACAAATTGCAAAAAGTTGAAGTGCCGTTGGTTACTCAAGCTGCTTGTAACAAGTCTTATGCTGGTAAAATCACAGATCGTATGATCTGCGCTGGTTATACTTCTGGTGGTAAAGATTCTTGCCAAGGTGATTCTGGCGGTCCATTGGTCGCTAAAGCTGACGATGGTCAAACTTACCTTATCGGTGTGGTTTCATGGGGTAAAGGTTGTGCTCGTGCGGGGTACCCAGGCGTTTATTCCAAAGTCAACGCAGCAGTTGAATGGGTTAAGACAACGATCGCTGAATAA
- a CDS encoding pyridoxal phosphate-dependent aminotransferase: MLQLSKRAQNLKTSPTLFLVAKAKELAAQGHDVISLTVGEPDWPTFEVPSKAGIEAIEKNITKYTPANGTVELRQAIAKKIKFEINQAYSTKEITVASGAKFIIFAALQMLCSPGDEVIIGAPYWVSYPMMVELADGVPRIIECGEQENYKITPAQLENAINAKTKALLFCSPSNPTSLLYTEDELKALAEVLRKHPQVAIISDDMYNRLVFDGGKVAPHILQVAPDLRDRTVAVNGGSKAYSMTGWRIGWAAGPEKLITAMADYQSQATGSPSSISQHAAMKAIDQCEPDIEQVVKKLTNRKNSGLAELRSVPGFKVAEPDGAFYFWVDIKSSLGKTYNGKLIRTSKDFCDVLLETFFVATVPGVECGLDGFMRLSFAVSEETMKRAVIRMKDFVGQLV; the protein is encoded by the coding sequence ATGTTGCAGCTTTCAAAGCGCGCCCAAAACTTAAAGACTTCTCCGACATTATTCTTGGTTGCTAAAGCCAAGGAACTCGCGGCCCAGGGCCACGACGTGATTTCTCTAACAGTGGGAGAGCCAGACTGGCCAACATTCGAAGTTCCAAGCAAAGCTGGTATTGAGGCGATCGAAAAAAATATCACAAAGTACACTCCTGCAAATGGCACGGTGGAACTTCGCCAAGCAATTGCGAAAAAAATTAAGTTCGAAATTAATCAAGCATACTCGACAAAAGAAATCACCGTGGCTTCCGGCGCAAAGTTTATCATCTTTGCGGCCTTGCAGATGCTTTGTTCTCCCGGTGATGAAGTTATCATCGGTGCGCCTTATTGGGTCAGCTATCCTATGATGGTAGAGCTTGCTGATGGTGTTCCCCGTATCATTGAATGTGGTGAACAAGAAAATTATAAAATTACTCCGGCCCAATTGGAAAACGCCATCAATGCGAAAACAAAAGCACTGTTGTTTTGTTCTCCTAGTAACCCTACAAGTTTGCTGTACACAGAGGACGAATTAAAGGCTTTGGCTGAGGTTTTAAGAAAACATCCTCAGGTCGCTATCATCTCAGATGATATGTACAATCGTTTAGTATTCGATGGCGGAAAAGTGGCGCCGCATATTCTGCAAGTGGCTCCTGATTTGCGTGATCGCACGGTAGCGGTGAACGGAGGCTCCAAAGCTTACTCAATGACAGGCTGGAGAATTGGCTGGGCAGCAGGCCCCGAAAAGTTGATAACGGCAATGGCTGATTATCAAAGCCAAGCGACAGGTTCACCTTCCAGCATATCCCAACATGCGGCTATGAAAGCGATTGATCAGTGTGAGCCAGATATTGAACAAGTTGTAAAAAAGCTGACCAACAGAAAAAACTCCGGATTGGCGGAACTTCGTTCGGTTCCTGGTTTTAAAGTGGCAGAACCCGATGGTGCGTTTTATTTCTGGGTAGATATCAAATCTTCCTTGGGCAAAACGTATAATGGCAAATTGATCCGCACTTCTAAAGACTTCTGCGATGTTTTGTTGGAAACGTTTTTCGTAGCCACAGTACCTGGAGTGGAGTGTGGCTTGGATGGCTTTATGCGCTTAAGCTTCGCCGTTTCCGAGGAAACGATGAAGCGCGCCGTGATACGTATGAAGGATTTTGTAGGACAGTTGGTTTAG
- a CDS encoding DUF2802 domain-containing protein, producing MSFWFLTQLLVNVILLAGIIGVWVRMNRPAKDDPRLSKGLQLLQSKIAVLEDLSDRTETQVNQLTALLEQKVKDIQSKIQASEKQIAKIDQSMQKSMEVAKIFQDRIPHEEIMERQNTIKYVKAARLAHQGLSADEIASQVDLSRGEIEFIAKVNKDQLMFCEDSLPEWANEELDETAASSVQDFSDVDNISFMKPLQRAGDNDITTAFDVPRTENDAMKKLGDAFKAACQEVKDEEEAAVHKAPSIFDVTHNIAQNFLGEKPTPATPTAVTNNRKPAVKPSATKEATGPNIRPVEFRRIDLVKDLE from the coding sequence GTGAGCTTTTGGTTTTTAACTCAATTGTTGGTGAACGTTATTCTTTTAGCTGGAATTATCGGTGTTTGGGTTCGTATGAATCGCCCCGCTAAAGATGATCCCCGCTTGAGCAAAGGCTTACAACTTCTACAAAGCAAAATTGCTGTTCTTGAGGATCTTTCCGACCGTACGGAGACTCAAGTAAATCAATTAACGGCTTTGCTGGAACAGAAAGTTAAAGACATCCAATCTAAAATTCAGGCCTCTGAAAAGCAAATCGCTAAGATCGATCAAAGCATGCAGAAGAGTATGGAAGTCGCAAAGATTTTCCAGGACCGCATTCCACATGAAGAAATCATGGAGCGCCAGAATACTATTAAATATGTCAAAGCCGCACGTTTGGCTCACCAAGGTTTAAGCGCTGATGAAATTGCCTCTCAAGTTGACCTTTCCCGTGGGGAAATTGAATTTATTGCGAAGGTTAATAAAGATCAGTTGATGTTTTGTGAAGACAGCTTGCCAGAATGGGCAAATGAAGAACTTGATGAAACGGCTGCATCTTCTGTTCAAGATTTCAGTGATGTCGATAACATCAGTTTTATGAAGCCGCTACAACGAGCAGGCGACAATGACATCACGACGGCGTTCGATGTTCCAAGAACGGAAAACGACGCGATGAAGAAATTAGGTGATGCATTTAAAGCCGCTTGCCAAGAAGTTAAAGATGAGGAAGAAGCCGCAGTTCATAAAGCTCCAAGCATCTTTGACGTGACTCATAATATTGCGCAAAACTTTTTAGGAGAAAAGCCGACACCGGCAACTCCGACGGCAGTCACGAACAATAGAAAACCCGCGGTAAAACCTTCTGCCACGAAAGAAGCGACGGGCCCTAATATCCGTCCCGTTGAATTCCGCCGCATCGATCTGGTTAAAGACTTGGAATAG
- a CDS encoding NAD(P)/FAD-dependent oxidoreductase — protein sequence MQNKEFDILVVGAGIIGTSVAAELSRRGAKVGVIDKGTVGRGCSYGNAGWMTPCFSMPLPMPGMFLKSMKWLANPNSPLHIKPSLSLDLAAWLFHFMKAMNETQARRAVEGLVVLSQKSVDEYRKLGEKYPKTRFEQKGLLMVSRTKEGVAAAVEELEYVRGVGVTGKQMTGEEIMAFEPAFRPPMLGGVYFDQEAMGEPFQVVQAMADETRKHGGEIIENCELIDLEMSGGKVTKALTSQGEIKFKEIVIATGSWSKSLAKMLQLRIPILGGKGYAMIVPKLEKQPKYPIMFIEKKIAITPRENSLRIAGTLELVDQDFSITQRRVDNIKKGASELLYLPEQLQVEELWAGLRPCTPDGVPLIGYHNKISNMMLAVGHQMLGLQSGAGTGLLVADLIDKKKPFVDLEIFAPNRF from the coding sequence ATGCAAAATAAAGAATTTGATATCTTAGTTGTCGGTGCCGGCATTATTGGAACTTCCGTGGCTGCGGAACTTTCTCGACGTGGCGCTAAAGTGGGTGTGATTGACAAAGGCACTGTAGGTCGCGGTTGCTCTTACGGAAATGCAGGTTGGATGACACCTTGCTTTTCGATGCCTTTGCCAATGCCAGGTATGTTCCTAAAATCAATGAAGTGGTTGGCAAATCCGAACAGCCCTCTGCACATCAAACCATCTTTGTCTTTGGACTTGGCTGCTTGGTTGTTCCATTTCATGAAAGCGATGAACGAAACACAAGCTCGTCGCGCGGTTGAAGGCTTGGTTGTTCTTTCTCAAAAATCCGTAGATGAATACAGAAAGCTCGGCGAGAAATATCCAAAAACTCGTTTCGAGCAAAAAGGTCTTTTGATGGTTTCCCGCACTAAAGAAGGCGTGGCAGCAGCTGTCGAAGAACTTGAATATGTTCGTGGTGTCGGCGTCACTGGTAAGCAAATGACTGGTGAAGAGATCATGGCTTTCGAACCTGCATTCCGTCCGCCAATGTTGGGTGGTGTTTACTTTGACCAAGAAGCTATGGGCGAACCGTTCCAGGTTGTCCAAGCAATGGCAGACGAAACTCGCAAACACGGTGGCGAAATCATTGAAAACTGCGAATTGATCGATCTTGAGATGAGCGGGGGTAAAGTAACTAAAGCTCTCACTTCTCAAGGCGAAATCAAATTTAAAGAAATCGTTATTGCAACGGGCAGCTGGTCGAAATCTTTGGCGAAAATGTTGCAACTAAGAATTCCAATCTTGGGTGGTAAAGGTTACGCGATGATCGTTCCTAAATTGGAGAAACAACCAAAGTATCCAATCATGTTCATCGAAAAGAAGATCGCTATCACTCCACGTGAAAACTCTTTGCGTATTGCAGGAACGTTGGAACTTGTGGATCAAGATTTTTCGATCACTCAACGACGTGTCGATAACATCAAAAAAGGCGCATCGGAATTGTTGTACCTTCCAGAGCAATTGCAAGTGGAAGAGCTATGGGCGGGTCTTCGTCCATGTACACCAGACGGCGTTCCATTGATCGGTTACCATAACAAGATCTCAAACATGATGTTGGCAGTAGGTCACCAAATGCTGGGTCTGCAATCAGGCGCCGGTACTGGTTTGCTAGTAGCCGACTTGATCGACAAAAAGAAACCGTTCGTAGACCTAGAAATCTTCGCTCCAAACCGTTTCTAA